A single genomic interval of Campylobacter anatolicus harbors:
- a CDS encoding BCCT family transporter: MTQTKLAKFNPNVFYPSIFVIFFVAIFSVVAPDFSFECFKYAQNFITKNFGWFYVLSIAIILIAIAILGFSKFGEIKLGADHSKPEFKNISWFSMLFAAGMGIGLVFFGVSEPLMHYTHPPVGTAETIGAARQAMNITFFHWGFGAWATYAIVALILAFFAYRHNLPLTLRSAFYPIIGDKIFGIWGDAIDVFAVVATLFGIATSLGYGVVQVNTGLTYMYGVPNMNITLLFVLCILATISAASGVDKGIKFLSNLNIFVAIVFMLFILFLGHTTHLLQSLVENSGKYISTLISNTLNLYAYDKGKDTWLGGWTLLYWAWWLSWSPFVGLFIAKISKGRTIREFIIGVLLVPTGFTFMWMTFFGNSAIEMVQNGFIELANVANSDSSMAIFMFLDKFNFSSVLGTIVVLMVAVFFITSADSGAMVMNMLCSNGKDNTPMWQKIFWGLSVGVVACVLMMNGGLASLQAMTISAALPFTIALMMAIFGLFRALRVDVLKKHTQSVFSNMPLSEMSKSWQERLAAIINLPNKRSADRFINDTLIRVFDELKVEFEKNSLKAKIIKNDQDKFIEIIVGLGDEMDFYYGVKLIKRQSPDYTNFLGGDDLYYRAEVFLKEGGQDYDILGWSEATIINDVIEQYRRHMQFLQTLRNG; this comes from the coding sequence ATGACACAGACAAAGTTGGCTAAATTTAATCCAAATGTATTTTATCCGTCTATATTTGTGATATTTTTTGTTGCGATTTTTTCAGTTGTCGCACCGGATTTTTCATTTGAGTGTTTTAAATATGCACAGAATTTTATAACAAAAAATTTTGGTTGGTTCTACGTTTTATCAATTGCGATTATTTTAATTGCGATCGCGATTTTGGGATTTTCTAAATTTGGAGAGATTAAGCTAGGAGCTGATCACTCAAAGCCTGAGTTTAAAAACATATCTTGGTTTTCTATGCTTTTTGCCGCTGGTATGGGGATAGGACTTGTATTTTTTGGTGTGAGTGAGCCGCTTATGCACTATACGCATCCGCCTGTTGGCACTGCCGAGACGATCGGTGCAGCTAGACAAGCGATGAATATTACCTTTTTTCACTGGGGGTTTGGTGCGTGGGCGACATATGCGATCGTGGCTTTAATACTTGCATTTTTTGCATATAGACACAACTTGCCACTTACACTACGCTCTGCATTTTATCCGATTATAGGAGATAAAATTTTTGGTATATGGGGCGATGCGATTGATGTATTTGCCGTAGTTGCCACACTTTTTGGTATCGCTACATCACTTGGATATGGTGTAGTGCAGGTCAATACCGGGCTTACATATATGTATGGTGTGCCAAATATGAATATCACGTTACTTTTTGTATTGTGTATTTTAGCAACCATTTCGGCGGCTAGTGGCGTCGATAAAGGTATAAAATTCCTTTCAAATTTAAATATATTTGTAGCTATTGTTTTTATGCTTTTTATACTATTTTTAGGCCATACTACACATCTTTTGCAAAGTTTAGTTGAAAATAGTGGTAAGTATATCTCAACGCTCATCTCAAACACGCTTAACCTTTACGCATATGATAAGGGTAAGGATACTTGGCTAGGCGGTTGGACGTTACTTTACTGGGCTTGGTGGCTATCATGGTCGCCATTTGTAGGGCTTTTTATCGCTAAAATTTCAAAGGGCAGAACGATACGTGAGTTCATCATCGGAGTATTACTCGTGCCGACTGGTTTTACATTTATGTGGATGACATTTTTTGGTAATAGTGCAATTGAAATGGTGCAAAATGGCTTTATAGAGCTTGCAAATGTCGCAAACTCTGATAGCTCAATGGCTATTTTCATGTTTTTAGATAAGTTTAACTTTTCTAGTGTTTTAGGTACGATCGTGGTTTTGATGGTAGCGGTATTTTTTATTACTTCGGCTGACTCTGGTGCGATGGTGATGAATATGCTTTGTTCAAATGGTAAGGACAATACCCCAATGTGGCAGAAAATTTTCTGGGGACTTAGCGTTGGTGTGGTCGCTTGTGTACTTATGATGAATGGTGGACTTGCCTCGCTTCAAGCGATGACAATCTCGGCGGCGTTACCATTTACGATAGCACTTATGATGGCGATATTTGGCCTATTTAGGGCGTTACGTGTAGATGTACTTAAAAAGCACACTCAAAGCGTGTTTTCAAATATGCCACTCTCTGAGATGTCAAAGTCGTGGCAGGAGAGATTAGCAGCGATTATAAATTTACCAAATAAACGGAGTGCAGACAGATTTATAAATGATACGCTCATACGAGTTTTTGACGAGCTTAAAGTAGAGTTTGAAAAAAATTCGCTAAAAGCAAAGATAATTAAAAACGATCAGGATAAATTTATAGAGATTATAGTCGGGCTTGGTGATGAGATGGATTTTTACTATGGCGTAAAACTTATAAAAAGACAAAGCCCTGATTATACAAATTTTTTAGGTGGAGATGATTTGTATTATAGAGCGGAGGTGTTTTTAAAAGAGGGTGGACAGGATTATGACATACTTGGTTGGAGTGAGGCGACTATCATAAATGACGTGATAGAGCAGTATCGTAGGCATATGCAGTTTTTACAGACTTTGCGAAATGGCTAG